A stretch of the Carassius carassius chromosome 6, fCarCar2.1, whole genome shotgun sequence genome encodes the following:
- the LOC132142886 gene encoding adhesion G protein-coupled receptor L1-like isoform X1 yields the protein MALSLWLLWMCPVLLSNIAPSEQALSRAAMPFGLMRRELACEGYPIELRCPGSDVIMIETANYGRTDDKICDADPFQMENVQCYQPDAFKIMSHRCNNRTQCVVVAGADVFPDPCPGTYKYLEIQYECVPYIFVCPGTLMRVLEPSSVREAEHQSGAWCKDPLQAGDRLYVMPWTPYRTDMLYEYASWDDYIQNRVTTTYKLPSRVDGTGFVVYDGAVFYNKERTRNIVKYDLRTRIKSGEAIIATANYHDTSPYRWGGKSDIDLAVDEHGLWVIYATEANSGRLVVSQVNPYTLRFEGTWQTSFEKRMASDAFVACGILYAVRSVYQDDDSEVGGDLILYAYDTRRNHEEPVRIPFPNPYQHISSISYNPRDNQLYVWNNYIVLRYPLEFSPPQPTTDPLSTPLLSTTPLRALSTTVSIGFSPTSIPSVTFHPVGAINMAPGGRPITATVPVTIRPPRRPQGSRTSMCEGRVTRGVQWPPTHRGETVERPCPKGSLGIASYQCMADDMVWNPRGPDLSNCTSPWVNQVAQKIKSEENAAHIAAVLVNHTRGRVYAGDVTSSVRLMEQLLDILDSQLQALRPGNKESATRNYNKLQKRERTCRAFIQAVVQTVDNLLRLEALESWQDMNSTEQSHTATMLLDVMEKAAFLLANNLYGGHFSDRAPNIDLEVYVLNTEMELKDLSFPNSYDSDSTIQVSASTIKQYSRNGQVKVVFTLYKNLGSFLSTQNATVRTHGETGGHGLAVNSHIISASMNKESSRVFLTKPVEFTLRHLQLQNHFDPNCSFWNYSERSMTGQWSSQGCRRLHSNNTHTTCACSHLTNFAVLMTHQQPAYPGGVQGLILFVITWVGMVISLVCLALCISTFCCLRGLQSDRTTIHKNLCLTLFISQLLFLVGMDKTHYTVVCPVLAGLLHFFLLSVFCWLCMETVQLYVLLVEVFESETSRRKYYYLSAYGFPSLVVAISTAIDYRSYGGPRVCWLRLDNYFIWTFIGPASFIILLNLAVLVITIHRMLRHSTVLKPDSSRFDNIKCWTLSSVTLLLLVSLTWIFGLLFMNDSSVVMAYLFTSFNALHGMFIFLLHCALQKKVQKEYSKCLRQSSCCGHASSTGSLKSSAHRGNNRYYGGSQSRHAPAQRQSRIRRMWNDTVRRQTESSFMAADINNTPTLTRGTMGNHLLANPMLQTRSGSSPYNTLLAETFNPPSPAVFNATGTFRNSKGTLSRSRETCGLEGVRLNGNYNNSYSLHGGSSDLLGGVPVGSGGVSGEVSPALLTPRGVEPAGGLRRDLSDAAVLEKMIISELVQSNLRPSTDRYGNGPNSTMHRQDYTTSTSHREPPQRPLPRPPPPPPQDEEELLYKALEKPHLPDKPRLPDKPLLPDKPRFLEHAQSVFYQSEEDSESFSAEITDAVGGTRLDSASLYARDRDSSYPDSSPEALGAEQHPTLPQDELYFSAGCQAHISAFYQPPPRRTNDEAQLGLQPSQGEGDGQMQLVTSL from the exons TTTTCGTATGTCCTGGAACATTAATGCGAGTGTTGGAGCCCAGTTCTGTGCGGGAGGCAGAGCATCAGTCGGGGGCGTGGTGTAAAGACCCTCTGCAAGCAGGCGATAGGCTCTACGTGATGCCGTGGACGCCCTATCGCACAGATATGCTGTACGAATATGCTTCCTGGGACGACTACATCCAAAACAGAGTCACCACCACCTATAA GTTGCCGAGTCGAGTGGACGGCACTGGTTTCGTCGTGTATGATGGGGCTGTGTTCTATAACAAGGAACGCACACGCAACATTGTGAAATACGACCTGCGGACTCGCATCAAGAGCGGCGAAGCTATTATTGCAACCGCCAACTATCATGACACATCACCGTACCGCTGGGGCGGGAAATCCGACATCGACCTAGCTGTGGACGAACACGGGCTTTGGGTCATATATGCCACTGAAGCTAACAGCGGACGCCTTGTTGTAAGCCAG GTGAACCCATACACACTAAGGTTTGAAGGGACGTGGCAGACAAGCTTTGAGAAGCGCATGGCATCGGACGCGTTCGTGGCATGTGGCATCTTGTATGCCGTCCGTTCCGTGTACCAGGATGATGACAGTGAGGTGGGTGGAGACCTGATCCTGTATGCCTATGACACGAGGCGTAACCACGAGGAGCCGGTGAGAATCCCATTCCCCAACCCATACCAGCACATCTCCTCCATCAGCTACAACCCCAGAGACAACCAGCTGTACGTCTGGAACAACTATATCGTTCTGCGGTACCCGCTGGAGTTCAGCCCGCCACAGCCCACCACAG ACCCTCTCTCCACGCCTCTTCTCTCCACCACTCCTCTGAGGGCGCTCTCCACCACTGTGTCAATAGGCTTCAGTCCAACCTCCATTCCGTCCGTGACCTTCCATCCGGTTGGGGCTATAAATATGGCTCCTGGGGGGCGACCCATCACAGCCACGGTCCCGGTGACCATCAGGCCTCCCCGCCGACCACAGGGGTCACGCACATCCATGTGTGAGGGCCGCGTGACCCGCGGGGTCCAGTGGCCCCCGACTCATCGAGGAGAAACGGTGGAGAGGCCATGTCCCAAAGGATCCCTCG GTATCGCGTCATATCAGTGTATGGCTGATGACATGGTGTGGAACCCCAGAGGTCCCGACCTCAGCAACTGCACCTCCCCCTGGGTCAATCAGGTCGCTCAAAAG ATAAAGAGTGAGGAGAATGCAGCACATATCGCTGCTGTACTTGTCAATCACACACGGGGGCGGGTCTATGCCGGTGATGTCACTTCCTCTGTGCGTCTGATGGAGCAGCTGCTGGACATTCTGGACTCACAGCTGCAGGCACTGCGACCCGGAAACAAGGAGTCTGCCACACGCAACTACAACaag CTTCAGAAGAGAGAACGGACTTGTCGAGCGTTTATTCAG gcgGTGGTGCAGACAGTGGATAATCTGCTGCGATTGGAGGCTCTGGAGTCGTGGCAGGACATGAACTCCACAGAACAGTCTCACACTGCAACCATGCTGCTGGACGTCATGGAGAAAGCAGCATTTCTACTGGCTAACAACCTGTATGGGGGTCACTTCAGCGACCGCGCACCAAACATCG atctgGAGGTGTATGTACTCAACACAGAGATGGAGCTGAAGGATCTGTCCTTCCCGAACTCGTATGACAGCGACAGCACCATCCAGGTGTCAGCATCCACAATCAAACAGTACAGCCGCAAcg gTCAGGTGAAGGTGGTGTTCACGCTCTATAAGAACCTGGGCTCGTTCCTCTCCACTCAGAACGCCACGGTGAGGACACACGGAGAGACGGGAGGACACGGTCTGGCCGTCAACTCCCACATCATCTCTGCCTCCATGAACAAAGAGTCCAGCCGCGTGTTCCTGACCAAACCTGTCGAGTTCACTCTGAGACACCTGCAG CTGCAGAATCACTTCGATCCCAACTGTTCGTTCTGGAATTACTCGGAGCGCTCGATGACGGGTCAGTGGTCATCACAGGGCTGCAGACGTCTGCACagcaacaacacacacaccaccTGCGCCTGCTCGCACCTCACCAACTTCGCCGTGCTCATGACCCACCAGCAGCCCGCC TATCCCGGCGGCGTTCAGGGTCTGATCCTGTTCGTCATCACGTGGGTGGGGATGGTGATCTCTCTGGTGTGTCTGGCTCTGTGTATCTCCACCTTCTGCTGCCTGCGAGGCCTTCAGAGCGACCGCACCACCATCCACAAGAACCTGTGCCTCACGCTCTTCATCTCACAGCTCCTCTTCCTCGTCGGCATGGACAAGACACACTATACC gtggtgTGTCCGGTTCTGGCCGGTCTGCTGCACTTCTTCCTGCTGTCCGTGTTCTGCTGGCTCTGCATGGAGACGGTGCAGCTGTATGTGCTGCTGGTGGAGGTGTTTGAAAGCGAGACGTCTCGTCGTAAGTACTACTACCTCTCTGCGTACGGCTTCCCCTCGCTGGTGGTGGCCATATCCACGGCCATCGACTACAGGAGCTACGGAGGACccagagt TTGCTGGCTGAGGCTGGATAACTACTTCATCTGGACGTTTATTGGCCCCGCCTCCTTCATTATCCTG CTGAACCTGGCAGTGTTGGTCATCACCATCCACCGGATGCTGCGACACTCCACCGTTCTGAAGCCAGACTCCAGCCGGTTTGACAACATCAA gtgcTGGACGCTCAGCTCTGTCACGCTGCTGTTGCTGGTGTCTCTGACGTGGATCTTCGGCCTCCTGTTCATGAACGACAGCAGCGTGGTGATGGCGTACCTCTTCACCTCCTTCAACGCTCTGCACGGCATGTTCATCTTCCTCCTGCACTGTGCGCTGCAGAAGAAG GTGCAGAAAGAGTACAGCAAATGCTTGCGTCAGTCGTCCTGCTGTGGCCACGCCTCCTCCACTGGTTCCCTCAAGAGCTCCGCCCACAGAGGCAACAATCGCTACTATGGCGGCAGCCAATCACGGCATGCGCCTGCACAAAGACAG agccgTATCAGGAGGATGTGGAACGACACTGTTCGCCGGCAGACAGAATCATCCTTCATGGCAGCTGACATCAACAACACACCCACACTCACCCGAG GCACTATGGGTAATCACCTCCTAGCCAATCCAATGCTACAGACCCGCTCTGGCTCCTCCCCTTACAACACCCTATTGGCTGAAACATTCAACCCCCCCTCACCAGCAGTTTTCAACGCCactg GCACGTTCAGAAACTCAA AGGGCACTCTGTCGCGCAGCCGTGAGACGTGTGGGCTGGAGGGAGTTCGGCTCAATGGAAATTACAACAACAGCTACTCTTTACACGGAGGGAGTTCGGATCTACTGGGGGGCGTTCCTGTGGGATCCGGGGGCGTGTCTGGAGAAGTCAGCCCCGCCCTTTTGACACCTAGAGGTGTGGAGCCTGCTGGCGGTTTGAGGAGGGATCTATCTGATGCGGCGGTGTTGGAGAAGATGATCATATCCGAGCTCGTCCAGAGCAACCTGCGGCCTTCCACAGATCGCTATGGTAATGGACCGAACTCCACGATGCACCGGCAGGATTACACAACGTCGACGAGTCACCGAGAACCTCCACAACGGCCCTTGCCCCGCCCACCTCCGCCACCCCCGCAGGATGAGGAGGAGCTGCTGTACAAAGCGCTGGAAAAGCCACACCTTCCGGACAAACCCCGCCTACCTGATAAACCCCTCCTGCCGGATAAGCCTCGCTTCCTGGAGCACGCCCAGTCTGTGTTCTACCAGAGCGAGGAGGACTCGGAGAGCTTCTCGGcggaaatcacggatgccgtggGCGGGACCAGACTGGACTCCGCCTCCCTGTATGCACGGGACCGTGATTCGTCCTATCCCGACAGTAGTCCTGAGGCGCTGGGGGCGGAGCAACACCCCACCCTCCCACAAGATGAGCTGTACTTCAGCGCAGGATGCCAAGCGCACATCTCAGCCTTTTACCAGCCTCCGCCTCGCAGGACCAATGACGAGGCTCAGCTGGGACTCCAGCCCTCACAGGGGGAAGGAGACGGACAGATGCAACTGGTGACGAGTCTGTGA
- the LOC132142886 gene encoding adhesion G protein-coupled receptor L1-like isoform X2 produces MALSLWLLWMCPVLLSNIAPSEQALSRAAMPFGLMRRELACEGYPIELRCPGSDVIMIETANYGRTDDKICDADPFQMENVQCYQPDAFKIMSHRCNNRTQCVVVAGADVFPDPCPGTYKYLEIQYECVPYIFVCPGTLMRVLEPSSVREAEHQSGAWCKDPLQAGDRLYVMPWTPYRTDMLYEYASWDDYIQNRVTTTYKLPSRVDGTGFVVYDGAVFYNKERTRNIVKYDLRTRIKSGEAIIATANYHDTSPYRWGGKSDIDLAVDEHGLWVIYATEANSGRLVVSQVNPYTLRFEGTWQTSFEKRMASDAFVACGILYAVRSVYQDDDSEVGGDLILYAYDTRRNHEEPVRIPFPNPYQHISSISYNPRDNQLYVWNNYIVLRYPLEFSPPQPTTDPLSTPLLSTTPLRALSTTVSIGFSPTSIPSVTFHPVGAINMAPGGRPITATVPVTIRPPRRPQGSRTSMCEGRVTRGVQWPPTHRGETVERPCPKGSLGIASYQCMADDMVWNPRGPDLSNCTSPWVNQVAQKIKSEENAAHIAAVLVNHTRGRVYAGDVTSSVRLMEQLLDILDSQLQALRPGNKESATRNYNKLQKRERTCRAFIQAVVQTVDNLLRLEALESWQDMNSTEQSHTATMLLDVMEKAAFLLANNLYGGHFSDRAPNIDLEVYVLNTEMELKDLSFPNSYDSDSTIQVSASTIKQYSRNGQVKVVFTLYKNLGSFLSTQNATVRTHGETGGHGLAVNSHIISASMNKESSRVFLTKPVEFTLRHLQLQNHFDPNCSFWNYSERSMTGQWSSQGCRRLHSNNTHTTCACSHLTNFAVLMTHQQPAYPGGVQGLILFVITWVGMVISLVCLALCISTFCCLRGLQSDRTTIHKNLCLTLFISQLLFLVGMDKTHYTVVCPVLAGLLHFFLLSVFCWLCMETVQLYVLLVEVFESETSRRKYYYLSAYGFPSLVVAISTAIDYRSYGGPRVCWLRLDNYFIWTFIGPASFIILLNLAVLVITIHRMLRHSTVLKPDSSRFDNIKCWTLSSVTLLLLVSLTWIFGLLFMNDSSVVMAYLFTSFNALHGMFIFLLHCALQKKVQKEYSKCLRQSSCCGHASSTGSLKSSAHRGNNRYYGGSQSRHAPAQRQSRIRRMWNDTVRRQTESSFMAADINNTPTLTRGTMGNHLLANPMLQTRSGSSPYNTLLAETFNPPSPAVFNATEGTLSRSRETCGLEGVRLNGNYNNSYSLHGGSSDLLGGVPVGSGGVSGEVSPALLTPRGVEPAGGLRRDLSDAAVLEKMIISELVQSNLRPSTDRYGNGPNSTMHRQDYTTSTSHREPPQRPLPRPPPPPPQDEEELLYKALEKPHLPDKPRLPDKPLLPDKPRFLEHAQSVFYQSEEDSESFSAEITDAVGGTRLDSASLYARDRDSSYPDSSPEALGAEQHPTLPQDELYFSAGCQAHISAFYQPPPRRTNDEAQLGLQPSQGEGDGQMQLVTSL; encoded by the exons TTTTCGTATGTCCTGGAACATTAATGCGAGTGTTGGAGCCCAGTTCTGTGCGGGAGGCAGAGCATCAGTCGGGGGCGTGGTGTAAAGACCCTCTGCAAGCAGGCGATAGGCTCTACGTGATGCCGTGGACGCCCTATCGCACAGATATGCTGTACGAATATGCTTCCTGGGACGACTACATCCAAAACAGAGTCACCACCACCTATAA GTTGCCGAGTCGAGTGGACGGCACTGGTTTCGTCGTGTATGATGGGGCTGTGTTCTATAACAAGGAACGCACACGCAACATTGTGAAATACGACCTGCGGACTCGCATCAAGAGCGGCGAAGCTATTATTGCAACCGCCAACTATCATGACACATCACCGTACCGCTGGGGCGGGAAATCCGACATCGACCTAGCTGTGGACGAACACGGGCTTTGGGTCATATATGCCACTGAAGCTAACAGCGGACGCCTTGTTGTAAGCCAG GTGAACCCATACACACTAAGGTTTGAAGGGACGTGGCAGACAAGCTTTGAGAAGCGCATGGCATCGGACGCGTTCGTGGCATGTGGCATCTTGTATGCCGTCCGTTCCGTGTACCAGGATGATGACAGTGAGGTGGGTGGAGACCTGATCCTGTATGCCTATGACACGAGGCGTAACCACGAGGAGCCGGTGAGAATCCCATTCCCCAACCCATACCAGCACATCTCCTCCATCAGCTACAACCCCAGAGACAACCAGCTGTACGTCTGGAACAACTATATCGTTCTGCGGTACCCGCTGGAGTTCAGCCCGCCACAGCCCACCACAG ACCCTCTCTCCACGCCTCTTCTCTCCACCACTCCTCTGAGGGCGCTCTCCACCACTGTGTCAATAGGCTTCAGTCCAACCTCCATTCCGTCCGTGACCTTCCATCCGGTTGGGGCTATAAATATGGCTCCTGGGGGGCGACCCATCACAGCCACGGTCCCGGTGACCATCAGGCCTCCCCGCCGACCACAGGGGTCACGCACATCCATGTGTGAGGGCCGCGTGACCCGCGGGGTCCAGTGGCCCCCGACTCATCGAGGAGAAACGGTGGAGAGGCCATGTCCCAAAGGATCCCTCG GTATCGCGTCATATCAGTGTATGGCTGATGACATGGTGTGGAACCCCAGAGGTCCCGACCTCAGCAACTGCACCTCCCCCTGGGTCAATCAGGTCGCTCAAAAG ATAAAGAGTGAGGAGAATGCAGCACATATCGCTGCTGTACTTGTCAATCACACACGGGGGCGGGTCTATGCCGGTGATGTCACTTCCTCTGTGCGTCTGATGGAGCAGCTGCTGGACATTCTGGACTCACAGCTGCAGGCACTGCGACCCGGAAACAAGGAGTCTGCCACACGCAACTACAACaag CTTCAGAAGAGAGAACGGACTTGTCGAGCGTTTATTCAG gcgGTGGTGCAGACAGTGGATAATCTGCTGCGATTGGAGGCTCTGGAGTCGTGGCAGGACATGAACTCCACAGAACAGTCTCACACTGCAACCATGCTGCTGGACGTCATGGAGAAAGCAGCATTTCTACTGGCTAACAACCTGTATGGGGGTCACTTCAGCGACCGCGCACCAAACATCG atctgGAGGTGTATGTACTCAACACAGAGATGGAGCTGAAGGATCTGTCCTTCCCGAACTCGTATGACAGCGACAGCACCATCCAGGTGTCAGCATCCACAATCAAACAGTACAGCCGCAAcg gTCAGGTGAAGGTGGTGTTCACGCTCTATAAGAACCTGGGCTCGTTCCTCTCCACTCAGAACGCCACGGTGAGGACACACGGAGAGACGGGAGGACACGGTCTGGCCGTCAACTCCCACATCATCTCTGCCTCCATGAACAAAGAGTCCAGCCGCGTGTTCCTGACCAAACCTGTCGAGTTCACTCTGAGACACCTGCAG CTGCAGAATCACTTCGATCCCAACTGTTCGTTCTGGAATTACTCGGAGCGCTCGATGACGGGTCAGTGGTCATCACAGGGCTGCAGACGTCTGCACagcaacaacacacacaccaccTGCGCCTGCTCGCACCTCACCAACTTCGCCGTGCTCATGACCCACCAGCAGCCCGCC TATCCCGGCGGCGTTCAGGGTCTGATCCTGTTCGTCATCACGTGGGTGGGGATGGTGATCTCTCTGGTGTGTCTGGCTCTGTGTATCTCCACCTTCTGCTGCCTGCGAGGCCTTCAGAGCGACCGCACCACCATCCACAAGAACCTGTGCCTCACGCTCTTCATCTCACAGCTCCTCTTCCTCGTCGGCATGGACAAGACACACTATACC gtggtgTGTCCGGTTCTGGCCGGTCTGCTGCACTTCTTCCTGCTGTCCGTGTTCTGCTGGCTCTGCATGGAGACGGTGCAGCTGTATGTGCTGCTGGTGGAGGTGTTTGAAAGCGAGACGTCTCGTCGTAAGTACTACTACCTCTCTGCGTACGGCTTCCCCTCGCTGGTGGTGGCCATATCCACGGCCATCGACTACAGGAGCTACGGAGGACccagagt TTGCTGGCTGAGGCTGGATAACTACTTCATCTGGACGTTTATTGGCCCCGCCTCCTTCATTATCCTG CTGAACCTGGCAGTGTTGGTCATCACCATCCACCGGATGCTGCGACACTCCACCGTTCTGAAGCCAGACTCCAGCCGGTTTGACAACATCAA gtgcTGGACGCTCAGCTCTGTCACGCTGCTGTTGCTGGTGTCTCTGACGTGGATCTTCGGCCTCCTGTTCATGAACGACAGCAGCGTGGTGATGGCGTACCTCTTCACCTCCTTCAACGCTCTGCACGGCATGTTCATCTTCCTCCTGCACTGTGCGCTGCAGAAGAAG GTGCAGAAAGAGTACAGCAAATGCTTGCGTCAGTCGTCCTGCTGTGGCCACGCCTCCTCCACTGGTTCCCTCAAGAGCTCCGCCCACAGAGGCAACAATCGCTACTATGGCGGCAGCCAATCACGGCATGCGCCTGCACAAAGACAG agccgTATCAGGAGGATGTGGAACGACACTGTTCGCCGGCAGACAGAATCATCCTTCATGGCAGCTGACATCAACAACACACCCACACTCACCCGAG GCACTATGGGTAATCACCTCCTAGCCAATCCAATGCTACAGACCCGCTCTGGCTCCTCCCCTTACAACACCCTATTGGCTGAAACATTCAACCCCCCCTCACCAGCAGTTTTCAACGCCactg AGGGCACTCTGTCGCGCAGCCGTGAGACGTGTGGGCTGGAGGGAGTTCGGCTCAATGGAAATTACAACAACAGCTACTCTTTACACGGAGGGAGTTCGGATCTACTGGGGGGCGTTCCTGTGGGATCCGGGGGCGTGTCTGGAGAAGTCAGCCCCGCCCTTTTGACACCTAGAGGTGTGGAGCCTGCTGGCGGTTTGAGGAGGGATCTATCTGATGCGGCGGTGTTGGAGAAGATGATCATATCCGAGCTCGTCCAGAGCAACCTGCGGCCTTCCACAGATCGCTATGGTAATGGACCGAACTCCACGATGCACCGGCAGGATTACACAACGTCGACGAGTCACCGAGAACCTCCACAACGGCCCTTGCCCCGCCCACCTCCGCCACCCCCGCAGGATGAGGAGGAGCTGCTGTACAAAGCGCTGGAAAAGCCACACCTTCCGGACAAACCCCGCCTACCTGATAAACCCCTCCTGCCGGATAAGCCTCGCTTCCTGGAGCACGCCCAGTCTGTGTTCTACCAGAGCGAGGAGGACTCGGAGAGCTTCTCGGcggaaatcacggatgccgtggGCGGGACCAGACTGGACTCCGCCTCCCTGTATGCACGGGACCGTGATTCGTCCTATCCCGACAGTAGTCCTGAGGCGCTGGGGGCGGAGCAACACCCCACCCTCCCACAAGATGAGCTGTACTTCAGCGCAGGATGCCAAGCGCACATCTCAGCCTTTTACCAGCCTCCGCCTCGCAGGACCAATGACGAGGCTCAGCTGGGACTCCAGCCCTCACAGGGGGAAGGAGACGGACAGATGCAACTGGTGACGAGTCTGTGA